One genomic segment of Ricinus communis isolate WT05 ecotype wild-type chromosome 5, ASM1957865v1, whole genome shotgun sequence includes these proteins:
- the LOC8276586 gene encoding uncharacterized protein LOC8276586, with amino-acid sequence MGCFVPFNNRNLDISFFVLRPTAVLVDEIVGSLKQFSGSTESLGCVQSSIFKSIHGNMIIWYGAWIKKSSQNKDLLTAVLLSMLTKATSSIAILSEHGFFDAYAGESRDGSAAAKFSTGDTISMNIISPHQSRSNNINDLSYANLALFKSRFLKMEGANAGVCLNCQSIPRVACLYVWRSLHFCYSWIITSDHRKTVLPYLERFSLDVKYDIFRVVFVSSDNVVSYPHLASNNQMLQNGETSKEKGQVIVQD; translated from the exons ATGGGATGCTTTGTACCTTTTAACAACAGGAATTTGGATATAAGCTTTTTTGTGCTCAGGCCAACAGCTGTGCTGGTTGATGAGATTGTTGGGTCTCTTAAGCAATTTTCTGGAAGCACTGAGAGTCTCGGTTGTGTGCAGAGTTCCATTTTCAAAAGCATCCATGGAAATATG ATCATATGGTATGGAGCATGGATCAAGAAATCCAGTCAAAACAAAGACTTATTGACTGCGGTCCTT CTATCAATGCTGACAAAAGCAACATCAAGCATAGCAATCTTAAGCGAACATGGATTCTTCGATGCATACGCGGGAGAGTCGAGAGACGGCTCAGCTGCCGCAAAATTTTCAACAGGAGATACAATCTCCATGAACATAATATCACCCCACCAGTCCAGGAGCAACAATATCAACGACCTTTCCTATGCAAATTTAGCACTGTTCAAATCAAGATTCCTGAAGATGGAAGGTGCAAATGCAGGAGTTTGCTTGAACTGCCAAAGCATCCCAAGAGTGGCATGTCTTTATGTGTGGAGATCCCTCCATTTTTGTTACTCGTGGATCATAACTTCTGACCACAGGAAGACAGTGCTTCCATACCTCGAACGTTTCTCTCTTGATGTTAAGTATGACATCTTCAGGGTAGTTTTTGTTAGCAGTGACAATGTTGTAAGTTATCCACATCTTGCTTCTAATAATCAGATGCTACAAAATGGAGAGACTAGCAAAGAGAAAGGACAGGTAATTGTCCAAGATTGA